One window from the genome of Musa acuminata AAA Group cultivar baxijiao chromosome BXJ1-4, Cavendish_Baxijiao_AAA, whole genome shotgun sequence encodes:
- the LOC135651671 gene encoding protein SHORT INTERNODES 1-like, with the protein MAGFSLGGGSRQGGEEGIPPESLFLYGSGSSGVGGGGSRNEEITYTRGFELWQQHQQQIQRQQQHHLYTSTPGLLSFSDEPLQAGGAIGRTISMRGSGGGGMSCQDCGNQAKKDCVHMRCRTCCKSRGFQCPTHVKSTWVPAAKRRERQHQLAAAAALQQQSQRLRIGGSTSGAPTGGSGGGGSGGEPSKRPREIATRLPTAITTTSSGGGGMEAVSFPTEVSSPAVFRCVRVSPMDDAEDEFAYQTAISIGGHVFRGILYDQGPDSQYPSTPRALHGESSSSTAAAAITTAAAIATSLPAAPTSSTTPAASTGLLDPSALYTTPLSAFMAGTQFFPHHPRP; encoded by the exons ATGGCAGGATTCTCTCTAGGTGGGGGAAGCAGGCAAGGAGGGGAAGAAGGTATCCCACCTGAGAGCTTATTCCTCTACGGCAGCGGATCAAGCGGCGTCGGTGGTGGTGGCAGTAGAAACGAAGAGATCACCTACACGAgaggcttcgagctatggcagcagcaccagcagcaaatccagcggcagcagcagcaccatCTGTACACCTCCACCCCCGGGCTCCTCTCGTTCTCGGATGAGCCGCTGCAAGCTGGTGGAGCTATTGGCCGCACGATAAGCATGAGGGGCAGCGGCGGAGGGGGGATGAGCTGCCAAGACTGCGGCAACCAGGCCAAGAAGGACTGCGTCCACATGCGGTGCCGGACCTGCTGCAAGAGCCGCGGCTTCCAGTGCCCCACGCACGTCAAGAGCACTTGGGTCCCAGCTGCGAAGCGCCGCGAGCGCCAGCATCagctcgccgccgccgctgcccttCAGCAGCAATCTCAGCGTCTCCGAATCGGTGGATCGACCAGCGGAGCTCCCACCGGAGGAAGTGGAGGTGGTGGCAGTGGAGGAGAGCCTTCCAAAAGGCCAAGGGAGATAGCCACCCGCCTCCCCACCGCCATCACCACCACGTCATCAG GAGGCGGCGGGATGGAGGCCGTGAGCTTCCCCACCGAGGTGAGCTCGCCGGCAGTGTTCCGGTGCGTGCGGGTCAGCCCGATGGACGACGCCGAGGACGAGTTCGCATACCAGACCGCCATCAGCATCGGTGGGCATGTGTTCAGGGGCATCCTCTACGACCAGGGCCCGGATTCCCAGTACCCTTCGACTCCTCGCGCCCTCCACGGTGAATCCTCGTCCTCCACGGCCGCCGCTGCTATTACCACCGCAGCTGCTATTGCAACTAGCCTTCCTGCTGCACCCACTAGCTCGACAACCCCGGCGGCTTCCACCGGATTATTGGATCCATCCGCCCTTTATACCACTCCACTTAGCGCCTTCATGGCGGGCACCCAGTTCTTCCCGCACCACCCAAGGCCTTAG